In Salinibacterium sp. dk2585, a single window of DNA contains:
- a CDS encoding recombinase family protein, protein MIGYLRVSTADQEHGIDAQRTAITLEATRRGWDVIWLEDAGRSGKSLDRPAVREALDMLERGEAVALAVSKLDRLTRSVHDFSGILTTASRQGWGLIMLDLGVDTTTPAGKLVANVVAAVAEWERDMIALRTKEGLAAARAKGVRLGAPSRQDPATVERIQFLRSGGLTYRAIADLLNQGDVPLPGGGARWHPASVRQAGRVAA, encoded by the coding sequence ATCATCGGCTACCTGCGTGTCTCCACCGCAGATCAGGAACATGGCATCGATGCCCAGAGAACGGCGATCACCCTCGAAGCGACTCGGAGAGGGTGGGACGTAATCTGGCTGGAGGACGCCGGACGTTCAGGCAAGTCACTCGACCGTCCTGCTGTACGCGAAGCGCTCGACATGCTCGAACGCGGCGAAGCAGTTGCCCTTGCAGTCTCGAAGCTCGACCGGCTGACGCGATCAGTCCACGACTTCTCTGGGATCCTCACGACGGCATCGAGACAAGGCTGGGGTTTGATCATGCTCGACCTAGGGGTGGACACCACGACGCCGGCTGGCAAGCTTGTCGCCAATGTCGTTGCCGCAGTCGCTGAATGGGAGCGGGACATGATCGCACTTCGCACCAAGGAGGGTCTAGCCGCTGCCAGAGCTAAAGGCGTCCGACTCGGCGCTCCGTCGCGACAAGATCCTGCCACGGTTGAGCGCATCCAGTTTCTCCGCAGCGGTGGCCTGACCTATCGCGCAATCGCAGACCTGCTCAATCAGGGCGACGTGCCGTTACCTGGTGGTGGGGCGCGGTGGCATCCAGCGAGTGTCCGCCAGGCAGGGAGAGTTGCCGCGTGA
- a CDS encoding bifunctional DNA primase/polymerase, whose protein sequence is MADPVFTLESLQTFTDQGWAIFPCHSIRDGQCSCGNSSCSSPGKHPRIYNGVKGASTSREQVAEWHQSWPDANWALATGAPSGVWLLDLDKSDVKDGAAAIKAWMEERAIVPFATHVVQTGSGGLHYYFTGRGIDLRNRVNVLPGVDVRATGGYALLPGSNHLKGVYRVVRDVRITDAPDLLVDFLSSTQGAGGGEHGPLPSDLDFLQGVDEGARDDTLFRKACQLRRKYNDNREIVTAFVIAAATRCDPPFPIDQAMVKVEQAFKQDHEDGDPFFHDKEGFWDRRPVLASIYENSEKTGVSPWGALGGAILRGLHTVPYDVRYRSFRGPASLNLGVINVGESGGNKSLTGRLLDDMLDFGPFAEFSESEAGSGESIVDSYAYWRNLSKDEREEGGPTRELAWLMPSHAHRFRFDEVGKLGAIAKRDGATIFEYIKSALTGEQIGRKLAGNLGVQLKKDEYRFTITINAQPTRAEVLLSESEVAGGTPGRFLWCLMDYPPFGDSALDHDDFNAIRVEPFELKPVPWDGVPEIKALEAMNREHRDHMRAGHRGERNAIDGHAVMVRVKVAIGLMVLDGRAHLNDEDWELAGAVMDHSNATRARVQLALAGMRERNLEASAKRAAFVQTRTLEHVADAKQARLTRVTERLRKFIEDNPNASESRQKQHLKHGPDRELYAEAMARLDRETSADVIEG, encoded by the coding sequence ATGGCTGATCCGGTGTTCACTCTCGAATCCCTCCAGACGTTCACGGATCAGGGCTGGGCGATCTTCCCTTGCCACTCGATCCGCGACGGCCAGTGCTCCTGTGGGAACTCGTCGTGCAGTAGCCCCGGTAAGCATCCGAGAATCTACAACGGCGTAAAGGGCGCATCGACTAGTCGCGAGCAGGTAGCTGAGTGGCATCAGTCGTGGCCTGACGCCAACTGGGCGCTCGCTACCGGCGCACCGTCTGGGGTGTGGTTGCTCGATCTTGACAAGAGCGACGTCAAGGACGGTGCCGCCGCGATCAAGGCCTGGATGGAGGAGCGCGCAATCGTGCCATTCGCGACGCACGTCGTGCAGACCGGCAGTGGTGGGTTGCACTACTACTTCACCGGTCGCGGGATCGATCTGCGGAACCGTGTCAACGTGCTTCCCGGCGTAGATGTCCGGGCGACCGGGGGATACGCTCTCCTGCCCGGGTCGAATCATCTCAAGGGTGTCTACCGCGTGGTCCGAGACGTACGGATTACGGATGCTCCCGATCTCTTGGTGGACTTCCTATCCTCAACGCAGGGTGCTGGCGGTGGTGAGCACGGTCCTCTGCCATCAGATCTCGACTTCCTGCAAGGCGTCGATGAGGGCGCTCGTGATGACACGCTCTTCCGAAAGGCTTGTCAGCTTCGGCGCAAGTACAACGACAACCGGGAGATCGTAACGGCGTTCGTGATCGCGGCTGCAACCCGATGCGATCCGCCGTTTCCGATCGATCAGGCGATGGTCAAGGTGGAGCAAGCCTTCAAGCAGGATCACGAAGACGGCGACCCCTTCTTCCACGACAAGGAGGGCTTCTGGGACCGTCGTCCTGTCCTGGCGTCCATCTATGAGAATTCCGAGAAGACGGGTGTATCGCCGTGGGGCGCACTTGGTGGAGCGATTCTGCGTGGGCTCCACACCGTGCCGTACGACGTCCGATATCGGTCGTTCCGCGGTCCGGCGTCGCTCAATCTCGGGGTCATCAACGTCGGGGAGTCCGGCGGCAATAAGAGCCTCACGGGCCGGCTGTTGGACGACATGCTCGACTTCGGTCCGTTCGCTGAATTCTCCGAGAGTGAGGCCGGATCAGGAGAGTCCATCGTGGACTCGTACGCCTACTGGCGGAATCTTTCGAAGGACGAGCGCGAGGAAGGTGGCCCGACCCGGGAACTCGCGTGGCTCATGCCGTCGCACGCGCACCGGTTTCGGTTCGATGAGGTCGGCAAGCTCGGTGCTATCGCGAAGCGGGATGGCGCGACGATCTTCGAGTACATCAAGTCGGCGCTGACCGGTGAACAGATTGGCCGCAAGCTCGCGGGCAACCTCGGCGTCCAGCTCAAGAAGGACGAGTATCGCTTCACGATCACCATCAACGCGCAGCCCACACGCGCCGAAGTGCTGTTGTCAGAGTCTGAAGTTGCGGGCGGCACTCCTGGCCGGTTCCTGTGGTGTCTCATGGACTACCCGCCGTTCGGGGACTCGGCGCTTGACCACGACGACTTCAACGCGATCCGCGTCGAGCCGTTCGAACTCAAACCGGTGCCGTGGGACGGCGTGCCTGAAATCAAGGCGCTGGAGGCAATGAACCGCGAACACCGAGATCACATGCGCGCAGGTCACCGAGGGGAGCGCAACGCCATCGACGGCCACGCCGTCATGGTTCGCGTGAAGGTCGCGATCGGTCTCATGGTTCTCGACGGTCGGGCGCACCTGAACGACGAGGACTGGGAGCTGGCGGGTGCCGTGATGGACCACAGCAACGCCACCAGAGCGCGCGTCCAGTTGGCTCTCGCAGGCATGAGGGAACGCAACCTCGAGGCGTCAGCAAAGCGCGCAGCCTTCGTCCAGACCCGGACTCTAGAGCACGTCGCAGACGCTAAACAAGCACGTCTGACGCGCGTGACCGAGCGCCTGCGCAAGTTCATCGAGGACAACCCGAACGCGAGCGAGAGCCGCCAGAAACAGCATCTCAAGCACGGGCCGGACCGGGAGCTCTACGCCGAGGCAATGGCCCGTCTCGACCGCGAGACGAGCGCTGACGTGATCGAGGGCTAG
- a CDS encoding YraN family protein: MSAKDELGRWGEDHAAAFLARAGYTIMERNWRCQQGEIDIVAVDGRDTVFVEVKTRSGLGFGHPLEAITSAKLSRLRRLARAWCEANPQDGVPAPRRSIRIDAISVIRRAGAAPVVEHLQQVY, from the coding sequence ATGTCCGCAAAGGATGAGCTCGGCAGATGGGGTGAAGATCACGCGGCGGCGTTCCTGGCACGCGCCGGATACACGATCATGGAACGCAACTGGCGGTGCCAGCAGGGCGAGATCGACATCGTTGCGGTCGACGGTCGCGACACGGTCTTCGTTGAGGTGAAGACGCGGTCCGGGCTCGGTTTCGGGCATCCCCTCGAAGCGATCACGAGCGCTAAGCTGTCCCGCCTTCGACGTCTGGCACGAGCATGGTGCGAGGCGAACCCCCAGGACGGCGTTCCGGCCCCGCGACGCAGTATCCGCATCGACGCGATCTCGGTCATCCGTCGTGCCGGCGCCGCGCCCGTCGTCGAACACCTGCAGCAGGTGTACTGA
- a CDS encoding recombinase family protein translates to MGTRRAALYLRQSLDRAEGIGSQRDRCTALANARGWQIVETFEDNETKASKARGSNTAWSRMLSRIGKDFEVIVAVDVDRLLRSIKDLSTLADLGAQIVTVDGEIDLTTADGEFRGTMLAGIARFETRRASERQQRHKAAKAARGEWHGGTPPYGYERDPETKSLVPNEKEVALIKEASTRLLDRGQSLHSIVVEWNDRGERTRKGHHWRQTGLRPILLNRSMLGETVAGVRGWDPIIDQQTFDRLSTLLTDPTRKIVHSPGANGGKRSLGGGLARCGLCGKPLITHSKATGKGKGSSTATLACLARVHGPDPENHPRVERVRTRDGRRVSVWEDTNRVSIAHDPTEEIVFEKVIALLNDTERWKARMQEKSPKDENTLKALEDRQRELNAELDGVGRSVMIGAWDERKGRTEVERIKTEMEDVNRRIGDLIGKPQLNAIVQGGKLENWREWPPLDRRSFLKLVVDRIEVFPYPDGAPRNAGWKLNETPEQAAERKALHHARIKATVESRIKVWSTWGALI, encoded by the coding sequence ATGGGAACAAGACGAGCTGCGCTCTATCTCCGACAGTCGCTTGATCGAGCCGAAGGCATCGGATCGCAGCGCGACCGCTGCACTGCCCTCGCGAACGCTCGCGGTTGGCAGATCGTAGAGACCTTCGAGGACAACGAAACTAAGGCATCGAAGGCGCGCGGCAGTAACACTGCGTGGAGTCGAATGCTCTCCCGGATCGGTAAGGACTTCGAAGTTATCGTGGCGGTCGACGTTGACCGACTCCTGCGAAGCATCAAAGACTTGAGCACTCTCGCAGACCTCGGAGCGCAGATCGTAACCGTCGATGGCGAGATCGACCTAACGACCGCAGACGGTGAGTTTCGCGGCACGATGCTCGCAGGTATCGCGCGTTTCGAGACACGTCGCGCGAGCGAGCGCCAGCAACGACACAAAGCCGCCAAAGCTGCGCGCGGTGAGTGGCACGGTGGAACTCCCCCATATGGCTACGAACGCGACCCCGAGACAAAGTCTCTTGTTCCGAACGAGAAGGAGGTCGCTCTTATCAAGGAGGCATCAACCAGGCTCCTTGATCGTGGCCAGTCTCTACACTCAATCGTTGTTGAGTGGAACGACCGGGGCGAACGGACTCGCAAGGGCCACCACTGGCGACAGACCGGTTTGCGTCCGATCCTTCTCAACCGGAGCATGCTCGGTGAAACTGTCGCAGGCGTCCGGGGTTGGGACCCGATCATCGACCAGCAGACGTTCGACCGTCTCTCCACGCTGCTCACAGACCCGACGCGAAAGATCGTCCACTCCCCCGGTGCGAACGGTGGGAAACGTTCTCTTGGTGGAGGGCTCGCGCGCTGTGGACTTTGCGGTAAGCCACTCATCACCCACAGCAAGGCAACCGGCAAGGGGAAGGGTTCGAGTACCGCGACTCTCGCGTGTCTGGCTCGCGTGCACGGTCCTGACCCCGAGAACCATCCTCGCGTTGAGCGCGTACGGACTCGAGACGGCAGGAGAGTCTCGGTATGGGAGGACACCAACAGAGTCTCGATCGCACACGATCCGACGGAAGAGATCGTTTTCGAGAAAGTCATTGCCCTCCTCAACGACACGGAGCGCTGGAAGGCGCGTATGCAGGAGAAGAGTCCGAAAGACGAGAACACGTTGAAGGCTCTCGAAGATCGCCAGCGAGAACTCAACGCCGAACTCGATGGCGTCGGCAGGTCCGTAATGATCGGCGCGTGGGACGAACGTAAGGGTCGCACTGAAGTCGAGCGCATCAAAACCGAGATGGAAGATGTGAATCGTCGCATCGGTGACCTGATTGGCAAGCCGCAACTCAACGCCATTGTGCAAGGTGGGAAGTTGGAGAACTGGCGCGAATGGCCGCCACTGGATCGCCGGTCATTTCTGAAACTCGTTGTGGACCGCATCGAGGTATTTCCTTACCCAGACGGTGCCCCTCGCAACGCGGGCTGGAAGCTCAACGAAACTCCGGAGCAAGCCGCCGAACGTAAGGCGCTGCACCATGCTCGCATCAAGGCAACAGTCGAATCGCGAATCAAGGTCTGGTCAACGTGGGGTGCGCTGATATAG
- a CDS encoding LCP family protein, which yields MHPEPPTRRRRVSGPSPVARHGRLPNRGTGRGLLKLLGAALAVTLTSTLAVAGVAVANITNQIKPGIELAGEDQVPEIGAIEGGVNLLLVGSDSGGGNAAYGERGQTLNDVTILLHISEDHTHATVVSFPRDLFVSIPSCPAEDGGSSPAMSSQKINTTLTYGGLACTVLTVEKLTGLTIPFAGMIEFDGVIQMSNAVGGVPVCVASDINDKQINFSLAAGEHTLSGFDALQFVRSRYGVGDGSDLARISNQQVFLSSLARTIKSADTLSDPVKVYGLAQAAVQNMEMSNSLQNVSTLASIAVALKDIPLENVTFAQLPTYYGNSGSQSGVLLKKDDAQELFDALINDVPVHLTGSLGEGAVQNPDAGVTTPEPSEATTPTQPEPGTPGTPATPETGAVEPGTPAESPVVQLPDSITGSTAATPSCSAGQ from the coding sequence GTGCATCCCGAACCACCCACCCGCCGCCGGCGCGTATCCGGCCCCTCGCCCGTCGCGCGACACGGTCGACTGCCGAACCGCGGCACCGGCCGCGGTCTTCTCAAGCTGCTCGGGGCTGCGCTTGCCGTCACCCTGACGAGCACGCTCGCGGTGGCCGGCGTGGCGGTCGCGAACATCACGAACCAGATCAAGCCGGGGATCGAGCTTGCCGGCGAGGACCAGGTGCCGGAGATCGGCGCCATCGAGGGCGGCGTGAACCTCCTGCTGGTTGGCAGTGACAGCGGAGGCGGGAATGCCGCCTATGGCGAGCGGGGCCAGACCCTCAACGACGTCACGATCCTGTTGCATATCTCCGAGGACCACACGCATGCGACCGTCGTCAGCTTTCCCCGGGACCTGTTTGTCTCGATTCCCTCCTGCCCGGCGGAGGACGGCGGCAGCTCCCCCGCCATGTCATCGCAGAAGATCAACACGACCCTGACCTACGGCGGCCTCGCCTGCACCGTGCTGACGGTCGAGAAGCTCACGGGCCTGACGATCCCGTTCGCCGGCATGATCGAGTTCGACGGTGTCATCCAGATGTCCAACGCCGTCGGCGGTGTACCCGTCTGTGTTGCAAGCGACATCAACGACAAGCAGATCAACTTCTCGCTCGCGGCAGGCGAGCACACCCTCTCCGGCTTTGATGCCCTGCAGTTCGTCCGCTCGCGCTACGGCGTCGGTGATGGCAGCGACCTCGCCCGCATCAGCAACCAGCAGGTCTTCCTCTCCTCGCTGGCCCGCACCATCAAGAGCGCCGACACACTGTCTGACCCCGTGAAGGTCTACGGGCTCGCGCAGGCGGCCGTGCAGAACATGGAGATGTCGAACAGCCTGCAGAACGTGTCGACGCTCGCGTCCATCGCCGTCGCGCTCAAGGACATCCCGCTCGAGAACGTCACCTTCGCCCAACTGCCGACCTACTACGGCAACAGCGGCAGCCAGAGCGGCGTGCTGCTGAAGAAGGATGACGCCCAAGAGCTCTTCGATGCCCTCATCAACGATGTACCGGTGCACCTGACTGGCTCCCTCGGCGAGGGCGCCGTGCAGAACCCGGATGCTGGTGTCACGACCCCTGAACCGAGCGAGGCTACAACACCAACACAGCCCGAGCCCGGCACTCCGGGAACGCCGGCCACCCCAGAGACTGGAGCCGTCGAGCCGGGCACCCCTGCGGAGAGTCCCGTGGTGCAACTGCCGGACTCGATCACGGGATCGACCGCGGCGACGCCCTCCTGCTCGGCGGGCCAGTAG
- a CDS encoding ribonuclease HII encodes MTVATPSLTIERRLQRVGSRFVIGVDEVGRGAIAGPVGVGMCVVGGRMSKIPEGLRDSKLLSERRREQLAPVAESWSLHSGVGLASPAEVDRLGISACLGLAGARALESLQDAGIPLAESTIILDGHFDWLSPALGGVANVVTRVKADRDCASVSAASVIAKVHRDSLMIQHDERIPGYGWRGNKGYGSAAHYAAITELGPSELHRHSWLKPPSLLDGLLDDSESAAEELQAS; translated from the coding sequence GTGACGGTCGCGACTCCAAGCCTCACGATCGAGCGACGCCTTCAGCGGGTCGGCTCTCGTTTCGTCATCGGCGTGGATGAGGTCGGGCGCGGCGCAATCGCGGGTCCGGTCGGCGTCGGCATGTGCGTCGTGGGCGGGCGCATGTCGAAGATTCCAGAGGGTCTGCGTGATTCCAAGCTCCTGAGCGAGCGTCGCCGTGAGCAACTCGCGCCCGTCGCCGAGTCATGGAGCCTCCACAGCGGGGTGGGCCTCGCCTCGCCTGCGGAAGTCGACCGGCTCGGCATCTCGGCATGTCTCGGACTCGCGGGCGCCCGCGCACTCGAGTCGCTCCAGGACGCAGGGATTCCGCTCGCTGAGAGCACCATCATCCTTGATGGCCACTTCGACTGGCTCAGCCCCGCACTGGGCGGCGTAGCGAACGTCGTCACGCGGGTCAAGGCCGACCGGGACTGCGCCTCAGTCTCCGCGGCATCCGTCATCGCGAAGGTGCACCGCGACTCGCTCATGATCCAGCACGATGAGCGCATCCCGGGCTACGGATGGCGCGGCAACAAGGGCTACGGCAGCGCGGCGCACTACGCCGCGATCACGGAACTCGGCCCGAGCGAGCTGCACCGGCACAGCTGGCTCAAGCCGCCGAGCCTCCTCGATGGGCTGCTTGATGACAGCGAGTCTGCAGCCGAGGAGCTTCAGGCCTCCTGA
- a CDS encoding IS3 family transposase (programmed frameshift), protein MARPSKYPRELRERAVRMVAEVRPDYPSEYAALSAVAKMLGVGSSETIRLWCRRAEVDTGQRPGLTTEAQAEIKKLKRENAELRRANEILKAASGFLRGRTRPATSAIVAFIEAHKDRTDGGLRWGVESICSVLTEHGARIAPSTYYDARGRGPSARVLADERWKQIILTTWQAQRRLLGARKLWLRLRRDGHDIARCTVERLMRELGIAGVVRGKRRRLVDIDPRETRPADLVDRHFARLRVNQLWVADFTYVWTWSGWVYVAFVFDAHSRRILGWRAATSMTTPLVLDCLEMALFTRRREGADDFTALTHHTDAGSVYTSIAFTDRLVEEGIDPSVGSVGDAYDNALAESQIGLYKTELIHHEGPWRDVDQVEAATAGWVHWFNTERIHGSIHDLTPVELEHLDYALTEPLERAG, encoded by the exons ATGGCACGACCCAGCAAGTATCCGCGCGAGCTTCGTGAGCGCGCTGTCCGTATGGTCGCCGAGGTGCGCCCTGACTATCCGAGCGAGTACGCCGCGCTGAGCGCGGTCGCGAAGATGCTCGGCGTCGGCTCATCGGAGACAATCCGTCTCTGGTGCCGCCGCGCCGAGGTTGACACCGGGCAGCGTCCCGGGCTGACGACCGAGGCGCAGGCGGAGATCAAGAAGCTCAAGCGCGAAAACGCTGAGTTGCGTCGGGCGAACGAGATTTTGAAGGCGGCGTCAG GCTTTCTTCGCGGCCGAACTCGACCGGCCACATCAGCGATAGTCGCCTTCATCGAGGCGCACAAGGACCGCACCGATGGCGGTTTGCGGTGGGGTGTCGAGTCGATCTGTTCCGTGCTCACTGAGCACGGGGCACGGATCGCCCCATCGACCTATTACGACGCCCGAGGACGCGGTCCCTCGGCGCGCGTGCTGGCAGATGAACGGTGGAAGCAGATCATCTTGACCACCTGGCAGGCGCAGCGCCGGCTCCTGGGCGCCCGCAAGCTCTGGCTACGACTCCGCCGCGACGGGCACGACATCGCCCGCTGCACGGTGGAGCGACTCATGCGCGAACTTGGGATCGCGGGCGTGGTGCGCGGCAAGCGCCGTCGCCTGGTCGATATCGATCCGCGGGAGACCCGACCGGCTGACCTCGTCGACAGGCACTTCGCAAGGCTTCGAGTGAACCAGCTCTGGGTGGCCGATTTCACCTACGTGTGGACGTGGTCCGGCTGGGTTTACGTCGCGTTCGTGTTCGACGCGCACTCCCGCCGGATCCTCGGCTGGCGGGCGGCGACCAGCATGACGACGCCGCTCGTGCTCGACTGCCTAGAGATGGCGCTGTTCACCCGCCGCCGTGAGGGCGCCGACGACTTCACTGCACTGACCCATCACACCGATGCCGGCAGCGTCTACACCTCGATTGCGTTCACCGACCGGCTCGTCGAGGAGGGCATCGACCCCTCGGTCGGCTCCGTTGGCGATGCCTACGACAACGCCCTGGCCGAGTCGCAGATCGGGCTCTACAAGACCGAGCTCATTCATCACGAAGGCCCATGGCGAGACGTTGACCAGGTCGAGGCCGCAACCGCTGGGTGGGTCCACTGGTTCAACACGGAGCGCATCCACGGCTCGATCCACGACCTCACACCCGTCGAACTCGAGCACCTCGACTACGCTCTGACGGAACCTCTCGAACGAGCGGGCTGA
- a CDS encoding helix-turn-helix domain-containing protein, with amino-acid sequence MIPLSLPRRRQPVGDFIQDRRFTHEEVARALGCKVPRVNTIISGAVYPTAAEIEALERLIGLPIQVMFEDEVLKYFNPLGSIYSQVRRSAEGLDK; translated from the coding sequence GTGATCCCATTGAGTCTCCCTCGACGCCGACAGCCGGTCGGCGATTTCATTCAAGATCGCAGGTTCACACACGAGGAGGTTGCGCGAGCCCTCGGCTGCAAAGTTCCTCGCGTCAACACGATCATCAGCGGAGCGGTCTACCCAACCGCCGCAGAGATTGAAGCCCTCGAACGTCTGATCGGGCTCCCGATTCAGGTCATGTTCGAAGATGAGGTACTGAAGTACTTCAACCCTCTAGGCAGCATCTACAGCCAGGTCCGTCGCAGCGCCGAGGGGTTGGACAAATGA
- a CDS encoding DUF2469 family protein: MEDDEFEDYDREVELALFREYRDVVSQFRYVVETERRFYLANEVELVRQDTEHDFYFELTMKDVWVWDVYRSDRFVKAVRVLTFKDVNVEELNAKELELPKELALDE, translated from the coding sequence ATGGAAGACGACGAGTTTGAAGACTACGACCGCGAGGTCGAGCTGGCCCTGTTCCGGGAGTACCGCGACGTGGTCTCGCAGTTCCGCTATGTCGTCGAGACCGAGCGTCGCTTCTACCTCGCCAACGAGGTCGAACTCGTGCGGCAGGACACGGAGCACGACTTCTACTTCGAGCTGACGATGAAAGACGTCTGGGTCTGGGACGTCTACCGTTCAGATCGGTTCGTCAAGGCAGTTCGCGTCCTGACGTTCAAGGATGTCAACGTCGAGGAACTCAACGCGAAGGAGCTGGAGCTGCCGAAGGAGCTCGCACTCGACGAGTAG
- a CDS encoding N-6 DNA methylase gives MSVKNRRISRVHADLNLTELFRRLYYFLYSNGQASRAERIVEDMTLVLLSKLAVERVDDQTSYNAVLDGGDPDILLELVHREFPEALREGERFNNDSESIRHSLRELKGVMLSGAPAHIIGDAFQAVMGPRVRGDKGQFFTPRSVVRAMVEIVNPRPGESVLDPAAGSGGFLAEAYAHQLSEGGPGKIVGLDKDFDLYRLMTAMLAIVAGPQAEARNRNSLDLEEWRQDHGVDSELFDVVLTNPPFGARIGVSDQRILAEYDFGHNWVKKSGSWTKTSELASSRDPQIMFLELCVRLLKPGGRLGIVLPEGVFGNSSSAYVWSWLRERGSIEALLDCPRTTFQPGTDTKTNVLFFVKGELQGPTRVATALSCGHDRRGRTVRADGTRYPDDFETLADDYAKSDPELWSEVDLGTREYLVPRYYEAAIPRDEKEQAIVDGATWVTLQDLVDAGELTVRKGHEPGSEAYGTGDIPFIRTSDIGNFEIHTDPTKSVSEATYDKFQKSQNLRAGDVLMVVDGRYRIGSAAMVSERTRRSVVQSHLRILSLSDSSRLDSYALLYALTLPSVRRRVRDLVFVQSTLGTLGKRVLELEIPLLVGDGPWLRNIDEFRNVLQQRDVLLGKLNATAGGDEFEL, from the coding sequence ATGTCTGTCAAGAACCGTAGAATCAGCAGAGTGCATGCCGACTTGAATCTCACAGAGCTGTTCCGCCGTCTCTACTACTTCTTGTATTCGAACGGACAGGCCAGCCGCGCGGAGCGAATTGTCGAAGACATGACTCTCGTGCTTCTCTCGAAGTTGGCGGTAGAACGCGTAGATGACCAGACCTCGTACAACGCCGTCTTAGACGGGGGAGATCCGGACATCCTGTTGGAGCTTGTCCACCGGGAGTTTCCCGAGGCTCTCCGAGAGGGGGAGCGATTCAACAATGACTCCGAATCGATTCGCCACTCGCTGCGTGAACTCAAAGGAGTAATGCTTTCTGGTGCTCCGGCGCACATCATCGGTGATGCTTTCCAGGCCGTTATGGGGCCTCGGGTAAGGGGGGACAAGGGTCAGTTCTTCACTCCTCGTAGCGTTGTGCGCGCCATGGTCGAGATCGTCAACCCTCGCCCGGGAGAGAGTGTCCTTGACCCCGCCGCGGGTTCGGGTGGATTCCTCGCTGAGGCGTACGCTCATCAATTGTCTGAAGGTGGCCCCGGCAAGATTGTCGGGCTTGACAAGGACTTCGACCTCTACCGGCTCATGACCGCGATGCTAGCGATAGTGGCGGGCCCCCAGGCCGAGGCCCGAAACAGGAACTCGCTGGATCTCGAAGAGTGGCGCCAAGACCACGGCGTTGATAGCGAGCTCTTCGATGTGGTTCTCACCAACCCCCCGTTTGGCGCTCGAATCGGGGTCAGTGATCAGCGGATTCTCGCGGAATACGACTTTGGCCACAACTGGGTGAAGAAGTCAGGGAGTTGGACCAAAACGAGCGAACTAGCATCCAGCCGCGACCCCCAGATCATGTTTCTTGAACTCTGCGTTCGACTCTTGAAGCCCGGCGGTCGCTTGGGAATCGTCCTGCCTGAGGGGGTGTTTGGAAACTCGTCGAGTGCGTACGTCTGGTCCTGGCTGCGCGAACGTGGGAGCATAGAAGCCCTATTGGACTGCCCCCGCACGACATTCCAGCCGGGTACCGATACGAAGACCAATGTCCTCTTCTTTGTAAAGGGAGAGCTTCAAGGACCAACCCGCGTGGCAACAGCCTTGAGTTGCGGGCATGATCGCCGCGGCCGAACAGTGCGCGCTGACGGAACCCGGTATCCCGACGACTTCGAGACGCTGGCGGACGACTACGCAAAGTCGGATCCAGAACTCTGGTCAGAGGTCGACCTCGGAACCCGGGAGTACTTGGTTCCGCGATACTACGAGGCGGCAATCCCGCGAGACGAGAAGGAACAGGCGATCGTCGACGGTGCCACCTGGGTGACATTGCAAGATCTCGTTGATGCAGGAGAGCTTACAGTTCGAAAGGGGCATGAGCCTGGCTCGGAAGCGTACGGTACGGGCGATATCCCCTTCATCCGAACGTCCGATATTGGCAACTTTGAGATCCATACTGACCCGACTAAGTCAGTCAGCGAAGCGACCTACGACAAATTCCAGAAGTCACAGAACCTGAGAGCCGGTGACGTGCTGATGGTTGTCGACGGGCGGTACAGGATTGGTTCGGCGGCCATGGTTTCAGAACGAACGAGACGGAGTGTCGTTCAAAGCCATCTGCGGATCTTGAGCTTGAGTGATTCTTCCCGACTGGATTCTTACGCGTTGCTGTACGCGCTAACGCTCCCATCGGTGCGCCGACGCGTCCGTGACCTGGTTTTTGTTCAGAGCACTCTCGGAACACTGGGCAAGCGGGTGCTTGAGCTGGAAATCCCACTCCTCGTAGGGGACGGCCCTTGGCTGCGCAACATCGACGAGTTCAGAAACGTGCTCCAACAGCGCGACGTTCTCCTGGGCAAGCTCAACGCAACAGCTGGCGGCGACGAGTTCGAACTCTAG